A single window of Camarhynchus parvulus chromosome 9, STF_HiC, whole genome shotgun sequence DNA harbors:
- the MECOM gene encoding histone-lysine N-methyltransferase MECOM isoform X5, translated as MKSEDYSHETMAPDIHEERQYRCEDCDQLFESKAELLDHQKFPCSTPHSAFSMVEEDFQKKLENENDLQDVHEIQECKECDQVFPDLQSLEKHMLSHSEEREYKCDQCPKAFNWKSNLIRHQMSHDSGKHYECENCAKQVFTDPSNLQRHIRSQHVGARAHACPECGKTFATSSGLKQHKHIHSSVKPFICEVCHKSYTQFSNLCRHKRMHADCRTQIKCKDCGQMFSTTSSLNKHRRFCEGKNHFAAGGFFGQGISLPGTPAMDKTSMVNMNHANPGLADYFGANRHPAGLTFPTAPGFSFSFPGLFPSGLYHRPPLLPTSSPVKGLPSADQTNKSQSPLMTNPQILPATQDILKALNKQPSVGENKPVELQPEGSSEERPHEKLSDQSESSDLDLDDVSTPSGSDLETTSGSDLESDIESEKEKFKENGKMFKDKVSSLQSLASINNKKDHSNHSIFSPSLEEQTAVSGAVNDSIKAIASIAEKYFGSTGLVGLQDKKVGALPYPSMFPLPVFPAFSQSMYPFPDRDLRPLPLKVEPQSPSEIKKIPKGSSESPFDLTIKRKEEKPLTPIPSKPAAPSASSQDQPLDLSMGSRSRASSTRQAEPRKNHVFGEKKGGDLEQRKASESSLQHARPTPFFMDPIYRVEKRKLTDPLEALKEKYLRPSPGFLFHPQFQLPDQRIWVSAIENMAEKLESFSALKPEASELIQSVPSMFNFRAPPSALPETLLRKGKERYTCRYCGKIFPRSANLTRHLRTHTGEQPYRCKYCDRSFSISSNLQRHVRNIHNKEKPFKCHLCDRCFGQQTNLDRHLKKHENGNMSGTATSSPHSELESTGAILDDKEDSYFTEIRNFIGNSNHNNQSPRNSEERMNGSHFKDEKAMVASQNSDLLDDEEAEDEVMMDEEDEESEMAGKAVKEPATSDMHEGTPEEDYEETSTLDMNCKASPGRYKEEEYNKTGLSALDHIRHFTDSLKMRKMEENQYSEAELAAFNASQLPEDLKQPLYRKSKSQAYAMMLSLSEKDSLHSASHSSPNMWHSMARAAAESSAIQSISHV; from the exons ATGAAGAGTGAAGATTATTCACATGAAACAATGGCTCCGGACATCCACG AGGAGCGCCAGTACCGCTGCGAGGACTGTGACCAGCTCTTCGAGTccaaggctgagctgctggaccACCAGAAGttcccctgcagcacccctCACTCCGCCTTCTCCATGGTGGAGGAGGACTTCCAGAAGAAGCTCGAGAACGAGAATGACCTTCAGGATGTGCACGAGATCCAGGAGTGTAAAGAGTGTGACCAAGTCTTCCCAGACTTACAAAG cctggagaagcacaTGCTGTCACACAGTGAGGAGAGGGAGTACAAGTGTGACCAGTGCCCCAAAGCTTTCAACTGGAAGTCCAACTTGATACGTCACCAAATGTCACACGACAGCGGCAAGCACTACGAGTGTGAGAACTGTGCCAAG CAGGTTTTCACGGACCCCAGCAACCTTCAGAGGCACATTCGTTCCCAGCATGTGGGGGCTCGTGCTCACGCTTGTCCAGAGTGTGGCAAAACCTTTGCCACTTCTTCAGGCCTCAAACAGCATAAACACATCCACAGCAGTGTCAAACCTTTTATAT GTGAGGTCTGCCATAAATCCTATACTCAGTTTTCAAACCTTTGTCGTCATAAGCGCATGCATGCTGATTGCAGAACCCAAATCAAGTGCAAAGACTGTGGACAAATGTTCAGCACTACGTCTTCCTTAAATAAACACAGGAGATTTTGTGAGGGCAAGAACCATTTTGCagcaggaggattttttggCCAAGGCATTTCTCTTCCTGGAACCCCAGCTATGGATAAAACGTCCATGGTTAATATGAATCATGCAAATCCGGGCCTTGCTGACTATTTTGGAGCCAATAGGCATCCTGCTGGTCTTACCTTTCCAACAGctcctggattttcttttaGCTTCCCCGGTCTGTTTCCTTCAGGCTTGTACCACAGGCCACCTTTGCTACCTACTAGTTCTCCTGTTAAAGGACTTCCGAGCGCAGATCAGACAAACAAAAGCCAAAGTCCCCTCATGACAAATCCTCAGATACTGCCAGCCACCCAGGATATTTTGAAGGCACTAAATAAACAACCATCAGTAGGGGAGAATAAGCCAGTGGAGCTTCAACCAGAAGGGTCCTCTGAAGAGAGGCCACATGAGAAACTCAGTGACCAGTCAGAGAGTAGTGACCTTGACCTTGACGATGTCAGTACCCCCAGTGGCAGTGACCTGGAAACCACCTCGGGCTCTGATCTGGAAAGTGACATTGAAagtgagaaagagaaatttaaagaaaatggtaAAATGTTCAAAGACAAAGtaagctctctgcagagcctggcgTCAATAAATAATAAGAAAGACCACAGCAATCATTCCATTTTCTCACCATCCTTAGAGGAGCAGACTGCGGTGTCAGGAGCGGTGAATGATTCTATAAAGGCTATTGCTTCTATTGCTGAAAAGTACTTTGGTTCAACAGGACTTGTGGGGCTGCAAGACAAAAAAGTCGGAGCCTTACCTTACCCTTCCATGTTTCCCCTCCCGGTTTTTCCAGCATTCTCTCAATCAATGTATCCATTTCCTGATAGAGACTTGAGACCGTTACCCCTGAAAGTGGAGCCCCAATCACCCAGTGAAATTAAGAAGATCCCAAAGGGAAGCTCTGAGTCTCCCTTTGACCTCACCATAAAACGTAAGGAGGAGAAGCCACTCACTCCCATCCCCTCAAAGCCAGCAGccccctctgcctccagccaggACCAGCCTCTGGATCTCAGCATGGGCAGCCGAAGCCGAGCCAGCAGCACGAGGCAGGCTGAGCCACGGAAAAACCACGTCTttggagagaagaaaggaggagacCTCGAGCAGAGGAAAGCTTCAGAGTCCTCTCTGCAGCACGCCAGGCCCACCCCGTTCTTTATGGATCCCATATACAG agtagaaaaaagaaagctaacTGACCCACTGGAagctttaaaagagaaatacttGAGACCTTCCCCGGGATTCTTGTTTCATCCACAA TTCCAATTGCCTGATCAAAGAATTTGG gtgtCAGCCATAGAAAACATGGCCGAGAAGCTGGAGAGCTTCAGCGCCCTGAAGCCCGAGGCCAGCGAGCTGATCCAGTCGGTGCCGTCCATGTTCAACTTCCGCGCGCCGCCCAGCGCGCTCCCCGAGACACTGCTGCGCAAGGGCAAGGAGCGCTACACCTGCAG ATACTGTGGCAAGATTTTCCCGAGATCTGCAAACCTGACCCGTCACCTGAGGACACacactggagagcagccctACAG atgcAAATACTGTGACAGATCCTTCAGCATATCCTCTAACCTGCAGAGACATGTGCGTAACATCCACAATAAAGAGAAGCCATTCAAGTGTCACTTGTGTGACAGGTGTTTTGGTCAACAAACCAATCTTGACAGACATCTAAAAAAGCACGAGAACGGGAACATGTCTG GTACTGCAACGTCTTCACCTCACTCAGAACTGGAAAGCACAGGGGCAATCCTAGATGACAAGGAGGACTCTTACTTCACAGAAATTAGGAATTTTATTGGAAACAGCAACCACAACAATCAATCCCCCCGAAACTCAGAGGAGAG AATGAATGGCAGCCACTTTAAGGATGAAAAAGCCATGGTAGCCAGCCAGAACTCGGATCTGCTGGATGACGAGGAGGCAGAAGATGAAGTAATGATGGATGAAGAGGACGAGGAGAGCGAAATGGCAGGGAAGGCAGTCAAAGAGCCCGCGACGAGTGACATGCATGAGGGCACTCCCGAGGAGGATTATGAGGAAACGAGTACTTTGGACATGAACTGCAAAGCTTCCCCTGGCAG GTATAAAGAAGAGGAGTATAATAAGACTGGACTTTCAGCTTTGGACCACATAAGGCACTTCACAGATAGCctcaaaatgaggaaaatggaagaaaatcaaTACAGTGAAGCTGAATTGGCAGCTTTCAATGcttcccagctgccagaggaCCTCAAGCAACCGTTGTACAGGAAATCCAAATCCCAG GCCTATGCCATGATGCTCTCTCTCTCCGAGAAGGACTCCCTTCATTCTGCATCCCACAGTTCTCCCAACATGTGGCACAGTATGGCGAGAGCCGCCGCGGAATCCAGCGCCATCCAGTCCATCAGCCACGTATGA